A part of Spiribacter vilamensis genomic DNA contains:
- a CDS encoding NAD+ synthase, with protein sequence MNDRLRFAMAQLNLLVGDVAGNTDAVIEAATEARDRLGARLVCFPELTLTGYPPDDLLLRSDFITAVEEGLERIATATRGITVIVGAPQLADGHLYNAACVIRDGAVVDHYAKQELPTYGVFDDLRYFTPGTSPCVVDVDGCRVGVTICEDAWHRGPVNQAADAGADVVVNLNASPFDHYKSAARESVLRDRVAETGLPILYCNMAGGQDEVVYDGGSCAFDGEGDLMARAPHFDTGLYPVDMERIHGRWTPLEGAIEPSLSAEAVVYEALVWGVRDYVEKNGFPSVVIGLSGGIDSALVTCVAADALGPERVHCLMMPTRYTADMSRTDAAALAEALGVRYDTVPIESVFDGFRETLEPIFGDRPADVTEENLQSRIRGTLLMAVSNKLGGLVLAPGNKSEMAVGYSTLYGDMVGGFSPLKDIFKTEAYRLAAYRNAQEPVIPERILTRAPSAELAPDQKDSDSLPDYAELDSILAGYVEDDAGIDDLVAQGHDRETVLKVVKLLHRNEYKRRQSAPGVKVTTKAFGRDRRYPITSGFGRQSH encoded by the coding sequence ATGAACGATCGCCTGCGATTCGCGATGGCCCAGCTCAATCTCCTCGTCGGAGATGTGGCGGGGAACACCGATGCCGTGATCGAGGCCGCGACCGAGGCCCGCGACCGGCTGGGCGCGCGGCTGGTGTGTTTCCCGGAGCTCACGCTCACCGGGTATCCGCCGGACGACCTGCTGCTGCGCTCGGATTTCATCACCGCCGTGGAGGAGGGTCTCGAGCGAATCGCCACCGCCACCCGCGGCATCACGGTGATCGTCGGCGCCCCGCAGCTCGCGGACGGCCATCTCTACAACGCCGCCTGCGTCATCCGTGACGGCGCGGTGGTCGATCATTACGCCAAGCAGGAGCTGCCGACCTACGGCGTGTTCGACGACCTGCGCTATTTCACGCCGGGCACCTCGCCCTGCGTGGTGGACGTGGACGGCTGCCGGGTCGGCGTCACCATCTGCGAAGACGCCTGGCATCGCGGCCCGGTGAACCAGGCGGCGGATGCCGGCGCGGATGTGGTCGTCAACCTCAACGCCTCGCCGTTCGATCACTACAAGAGCGCCGCCCGGGAATCGGTGCTGCGCGACCGCGTCGCCGAGACCGGCCTGCCGATCCTCTACTGCAACATGGCCGGCGGTCAGGACGAGGTCGTCTACGACGGCGGCTCCTGCGCCTTCGACGGCGAGGGCGACCTGATGGCGCGCGCGCCGCATTTCGACACGGGGCTGTACCCGGTGGACATGGAGCGCATCCACGGCCGCTGGACCCCGCTGGAGGGGGCGATCGAGCCATCGCTCTCCGCCGAGGCGGTGGTCTACGAGGCGCTGGTCTGGGGCGTGCGTGACTACGTCGAGAAGAATGGCTTCCCGAGCGTCGTCATCGGCCTCTCCGGAGGGATCGACTCGGCACTGGTGACCTGTGTCGCCGCCGATGCCCTGGGCCCGGAGCGGGTGCACTGCCTGATGATGCCCACGCGCTACACCGCCGACATGAGCCGGACCGACGCCGCTGCCCTCGCCGAGGCGCTGGGCGTGCGCTACGACACGGTGCCCATCGAATCGGTGTTCGACGGTTTCCGCGAGACCCTCGAGCCGATCTTCGGTGACCGGCCGGCGGATGTCACCGAGGAGAACCTCCAGTCACGGATCCGCGGGACGCTGCTGATGGCCGTGTCCAACAAGCTCGGCGGCCTGGTGCTCGCACCGGGCAACAAGAGCGAGATGGCGGTGGGCTATTCCACGCTCTACGGCGACATGGTGGGCGGGTTCTCGCCGCTCAAGGATATCTTCAAGACCGAGGCCTACCGCCTGGCCGCCTATCGCAATGCCCAGGAACCGGTCATCCCGGAGCGGATTCTTACCCGCGCGCCGAGTGCCGAGCTCGCGCCGGATCAGAAAGATAGCGACAGCCTGCCGGATTACGCCGAGCTCGACAGCATTCTGGCGGGTTATGTCGAGGATGACGCCGGGATCGACGATCTCGTCGCGCAGGGCCACGACCGCGAGACGGTCCTGAAGGTCGTTAAACTGCTCCATCGCAATGAATACAAGCGCCGTCAGTCGGCGCCGGGCGTCAAAGTGACGACCAAGGCCTTCGGCCGTGACCGGCGCTATCCCATCACGTCCGGATTCGGTCGTCAGTCGCACTGA
- the sucD gene encoding succinate--CoA ligase subunit alpha yields the protein MSILVDKRTKVIVQGFTGKQGTFHAEQCIAYGTNIVGGTTPGRGGETHLDRPVFNTVRDAVDGTGADASMIYVPAAFAADAILEAAEAGIKVIACITEGIPVLDMLKVKAALDFYDATLIGPNCPGIITPDQCKIGIMPGHIHMAGSIGIVSRSGTLTYEAVKQTTDIGMGQSTCVGIGGDPIQGMSFVDVISRFEADRHTKGIVMVGEIGGTAEEEAAEYIQAHVRKPVVAYIAGVTAPPGKRMGHAGAIISGGKGTADDKFGALERAGVATVRSPAEIGQRVSDAFTG from the coding sequence ATGAGTATTCTGGTGGACAAACGCACCAAGGTCATTGTCCAGGGCTTCACCGGGAAGCAGGGCACCTTCCACGCCGAGCAGTGCATTGCCTACGGCACCAACATCGTCGGCGGCACCACGCCGGGCCGTGGCGGGGAGACGCATCTCGATCGCCCGGTGTTCAATACGGTGCGTGACGCCGTGGACGGCACCGGCGCCGATGCCTCGATGATCTACGTACCGGCCGCCTTCGCCGCCGACGCGATCCTCGAGGCCGCCGAGGCGGGCATCAAGGTCATCGCCTGCATCACCGAGGGCATCCCGGTGCTCGACATGCTCAAGGTCAAGGCGGCGCTGGACTTCTACGACGCGACGCTGATCGGCCCCAACTGCCCCGGCATCATCACGCCGGATCAGTGCAAGATCGGCATCATGCCGGGCCATATCCACATGGCCGGATCGATCGGGATCGTCTCGCGCTCGGGGACGCTGACCTACGAGGCGGTCAAGCAGACCACCGATATCGGCATGGGCCAGAGCACCTGCGTGGGCATCGGCGGCGACCCGATCCAGGGCATGAGCTTCGTCGACGTCATCTCGCGCTTCGAGGCCGATCGCCACACCAAGGGCATCGTCATGGTGGGCGAGATCGGTGGCACCGCCGAGGAAGAGGCCGCGGAGTACATCCAGGCCCATGTCCGCAAGCCGGTGGTGGCCTACATCGCCGGTGTCACGGCGCCCCCGGGCAAGCGCATGGGGCATGCCGGCGCGATCATCAGCGGTGGCAAGGGCACCGCCGACGACAAGTTCGGTGCGCTCGAGCGGGCCGGTGTGGCCACCGTGCGCTCGCCGGCCGAGATCGGTCAGCGGGTGAGCGATGCCTTCACCGGCTGA